A single Pirellulaceae bacterium DNA region contains:
- a CDS encoding DUF1553 domain-containing protein: MRPMRIQVCKHLLVVAGLIAASLTLQADESQPIDSAADVRQANSDSPIDSLPTPVAEGAQDVHFFETRIRAALIEHCQGCHSQATEASGGLLLDSRQGWLSGGDSGPAIQPGSADHSLLMRAVRYNDPKLQMPPDGKLPEHIIADFQHWIDTGAADPRMADGIVSQPSALSVDQAHQHWAYRPLPAAESFSVGFDLPLGEAVDFFVDQQLASAGLQPLGAAAPSVLLRRLCFDLHGLPPSLEQLRRIDEADAQGQSTAMIEQIIDELLGSDLYGETIARRWMDVVRYADSITLRGFILPQAWRYRDYLIDSFNADRSFQYMIRQQIAGDLLATEDIHLRSQHLVATTMLAMGNTNLEQQDKLQLEMDYLDEQLDVIGSAFLGQTLGCARCHDHKFDPIPTRDYYALAGILRSSSGLVHANVSEWIERPLPLDAAEQQRFDELDAEEKKLRDTVKQLKRRMEATTAEPSGFIVIDKLPGIVIDNQQARLVGQWTSSTHVRPIVGQEYIHDSDAQKGEKSATFQPEMLPAGRYEVRLAYQAGGNRASRVIVKVASADGEFDVEINQQQPASESGLWRSLGVYRFEQNGQAYVLVSNTDTRGHVVLDAVQFLPVRDIDGLVVASSTDKAGTVDPVAAKSANDTSLSKSLPRSGERSYQDLAEASDLSAELKATEQRLAKVQSQLQLRPKYLTVVENRQADDLPIHIRGDVHNLGKVVPRGFLTAIQSPEFATRAAPPNRLDLANWIADEHNPLTARVYVNRVWSWLMGQGLVASLNNFGTTGAAPSHPELLDWLAVKFIQSGWSTKSLVREIVHSQAYRRAAVGAETTASIQGQNVDPDGRWYWRGYSRRIHAEALRDAMLLVSGELDFARGGSLIQASAKTDYDYIHQSTRRSVYQPVFRNSLPPLFEAFDFADPSVSVGQRSRSTVANQGLILMNSPWVRKRAQQAARRYVDRAAEVGTLAAVAELHLACVGRPADPQERLLAAELLQVAETNTEQQLERWTQWIHALMSSLDFRFVE; this comes from the coding sequence ATGCGGCCTATGAGAATTCAAGTGTGCAAACACTTGCTGGTTGTGGCAGGTCTGATTGCTGCCAGTTTGACACTTCAGGCCGACGAGAGTCAACCCATCGACTCGGCAGCCGACGTCCGCCAGGCCAACTCGGATTCCCCTATAGATTCGCTGCCGACGCCAGTCGCTGAGGGTGCACAAGATGTGCATTTTTTTGAAACGCGAATTCGTGCAGCGCTTATTGAGCATTGTCAAGGCTGCCATTCTCAAGCTACCGAAGCATCCGGCGGGCTATTATTGGATAGCCGCCAAGGCTGGCTCAGTGGCGGCGACTCAGGTCCAGCCATTCAGCCAGGCAGCGCGGACCACAGCTTGCTAATGCGAGCCGTTCGCTACAACGACCCCAAATTGCAAATGCCTCCGGACGGAAAATTGCCCGAGCATATCATTGCTGACTTCCAGCATTGGATCGACACAGGTGCCGCCGACCCACGTATGGCAGACGGCATAGTGTCCCAGCCATCCGCTCTCAGCGTTGATCAAGCCCATCAGCACTGGGCCTATCGTCCGTTGCCTGCCGCTGAGTCGTTTTCGGTCGGGTTTGATTTGCCGCTCGGTGAAGCTGTAGATTTTTTTGTCGATCAGCAATTAGCCTCTGCAGGCTTGCAACCGTTGGGTGCTGCTGCACCTTCCGTGTTATTGCGCCGGTTGTGTTTTGACTTGCATGGGTTGCCGCCCAGCCTGGAGCAGTTGCGGCGCATTGACGAGGCCGATGCGCAAGGCCAATCTACGGCCATGATCGAGCAGATCATTGACGAGTTGCTAGGCAGCGATTTGTACGGCGAGACGATTGCCAGACGCTGGATGGATGTGGTGCGTTACGCAGATTCCATCACCTTACGCGGCTTTATTCTGCCACAAGCCTGGCGCTACCGCGACTATCTGATCGACTCGTTCAATGCCGATCGTTCTTTCCAGTACATGATTCGCCAGCAAATTGCGGGTGACCTGCTGGCGACAGAAGATATTCATCTGCGGTCGCAGCACCTAGTGGCCACGACCATGTTGGCTATGGGCAATACCAATTTGGAGCAGCAAGATAAACTGCAATTAGAAATGGATTACTTGGACGAGCAATTGGATGTGATTGGCAGCGCATTTCTGGGCCAGACCTTGGGCTGTGCGCGATGTCACGATCACAAGTTCGATCCCATACCGACGCGAGATTATTACGCGCTGGCCGGCATTCTGCGGTCCTCGTCGGGTTTAGTTCACGCCAATGTCTCCGAGTGGATTGAGCGTCCATTGCCACTGGATGCAGCCGAGCAGCAGCGGTTCGATGAATTGGATGCCGAAGAAAAAAAGTTGCGCGATACTGTCAAGCAACTCAAACGACGCATGGAGGCGACGACCGCAGAGCCATCGGGCTTCATTGTCATCGACAAGTTGCCAGGCATCGTCATCGACAACCAGCAAGCGCGATTGGTCGGTCAATGGACATCGTCCACGCATGTTCGCCCCATCGTCGGCCAAGAGTACATTCATGACAGCGACGCGCAGAAAGGCGAAAAGTCGGCAACGTTCCAACCCGAGATGCTGCCGGCCGGGCGGTACGAAGTGCGTTTGGCGTATCAGGCCGGTGGAAATCGGGCTAGTCGTGTTATCGTCAAGGTGGCCAGCGCTGATGGCGAATTCGACGTGGAAATCAATCAGCAACAGCCAGCTTCCGAATCGGGTTTGTGGCGCAGTCTAGGTGTTTATCGCTTTGAACAGAATGGGCAGGCGTATGTGCTGGTCAGCAATACGGACACTCGCGGTCATGTCGTTTTGGATGCAGTACAGTTCTTGCCTGTACGCGATATTGACGGCCTAGTCGTGGCAAGCTCTACCGACAAAGCCGGGACGGTAGATCCGGTGGCGGCTAAGTCGGCCAATGATACGAGTTTAAGTAAGAGCCTTCCACGCTCTGGCGAGCGTAGCTACCAGGATTTGGCCGAGGCCTCTGATTTGTCTGCAGAACTCAAGGCGACCGAGCAGCGGCTAGCCAAAGTGCAGTCACAATTGCAGCTGCGTCCGAAGTATTTGACCGTGGTAGAGAATCGCCAGGCTGATGATCTGCCCATCCATATTCGCGGTGATGTGCATAACTTGGGGAAGGTGGTACCGCGCGGGTTCTTGACAGCCATTCAAAGTCCAGAGTTTGCAACGCGAGCAGCTCCGCCCAATCGACTGGACCTGGCCAATTGGATCGCAGATGAACATAATCCACTGACCGCGCGGGTGTATGTCAATCGTGTTTGGTCTTGGTTGATGGGCCAAGGTCTTGTCGCCAGTCTGAATAACTTTGGCACAACGGGAGCGGCACCCTCCCACCCTGAATTATTGGATTGGTTGGCTGTGAAATTCATTCAATCCGGCTGGTCGACCAAAAGCTTGGTGCGTGAAATCGTGCATTCACAAGCCTACCGTCGCGCAGCGGTTGGTGCTGAAACTACCGCTTCTATCCAAGGACAAAACGTCGATCCAGATGGGCGTTGGTACTGGCGGGGATACTCGCGGCGAATCCACGCCGAAGCGCTGCGTGATGCGATGTTGCTGGTCAGCGGCGAATTGGATTTCGCCCGCGGCGGCAGTCTGATCCAAGCTTCCGCCAAGACCGACTATGATTATATTCATCAATCGACGCGGCGCAGCGTTTACCAACCGGTCTTTCGCAACTCGTTGCCGCCACTGTTCGAGGCGTTTGACTTTGCCGATCCCAGCGTTTCGGTCGGCCAGAGGTCGCGAAGCACGGTGGCCAACCAAGGTCTGATACTGATGAATAGCCCTTGGGTGCGCAAGCGTGCTCAGCAGGCGGCTCGCCGTTATGTCGATCGAGCCGCCGAGGTAGGCACGCTGGCGGCAGTCGCCGAACTGCACCTAGCATGTGTCGGTCGGCCTGCGGACCCCCAGGAACGACTGCTGGCGGCTGAACTATTGCAAGTTGCCGAAACGAATACCGAACAACAGTTGGAACGTTGGACGCAGTGGATCCATGCGTTGATGTCGTCGTTGGATTTTCGATTTGTGGAGTAA
- a CDS encoding trypsin-like peptidase domain-containing protein: MLFRNWIGWASRDDEYMPDHRGVSQSVLFVGCIRTAVALSTLLACSMTTPATAFAQPIYSATAPNITPAAVDSEPIYLQEELVSMNVYEQCNRSVVHIATKSVGVGAFSQLKLREGTGSGSVLDLAGHVLTNYHVVEGARKVTVSLYNGLSYPAELVGQDPDTDIAVLKIDAPTDHLHPLAFGSSEQLRVGQRIYAIGNPFGLERTMSTGMISSLDRQIPSKTGRSIRSLIQLDATLNQGNSGGPLLNTRGQLVGMNTAIISSDGDSAGVGFAIPASTIQRIVLQLIEHGKVIRASIGISRVYESDKGLLIVSLVAGGPAEAAGLKGFQLVKQVKRQGLFQVEHSYYDLSAADLILAVEGQKVDSADHFLSLIETRRPGEVVPITIIRGGTEMTVPVRLGNS; encoded by the coding sequence ATGTTATTTCGCAACTGGATTGGATGGGCTAGTCGGGATGACGAGTATATGCCCGACCATCGCGGGGTAAGCCAGTCAGTGCTATTCGTTGGCTGCATCCGTACTGCCGTCGCACTCAGTACTCTACTGGCCTGTAGCATGACGACTCCTGCTACTGCATTTGCGCAGCCCATCTATTCTGCCACAGCCCCTAATATCACTCCCGCTGCTGTAGATTCTGAACCAATCTATCTGCAGGAAGAACTGGTGAGCATGAATGTCTACGAGCAATGCAATCGTAGCGTGGTACATATTGCCACCAAATCGGTAGGCGTCGGAGCATTTTCGCAACTCAAACTACGTGAAGGTACCGGCAGCGGCAGCGTACTGGATTTAGCCGGTCATGTCCTAACGAACTATCACGTTGTCGAAGGCGCGCGAAAGGTCACGGTAAGTCTGTACAACGGCTTGTCCTATCCTGCTGAACTGGTGGGACAAGACCCGGATACCGACATTGCGGTATTAAAAATTGATGCACCGACCGACCACTTGCATCCTTTGGCATTTGGCAGTTCGGAACAACTTCGCGTCGGCCAACGCATATACGCCATTGGCAATCCTTTTGGACTGGAGCGCACAATGTCAACCGGCATGATTTCCAGTTTAGATCGGCAGATTCCGTCCAAGACCGGTCGCTCGATCCGCTCGCTGATTCAACTGGATGCTACGCTCAATCAGGGCAATTCCGGTGGTCCGCTGCTCAACACGCGCGGGCAACTGGTGGGGATGAATACGGCTATCATCAGCAGCGACGGCGATAGTGCCGGAGTCGGTTTTGCCATCCCTGCCAGTACGATTCAACGCATCGTGTTGCAGTTGATCGAGCACGGCAAGGTGATTCGCGCCTCGATTGGCATTTCACGGGTCTACGAATCGGACAAGGGACTACTGATTGTTAGCTTGGTGGCGGGCGGTCCAGCAGAGGCGGCGGGACTGAAGGGCTTTCAGTTGGTCAAACAGGTGAAGCGGCAAGGACTATTTCAGGTCGAGCATTCCTATTATGATCTATCCGCCGCGGACTTGATTTTGGCCGTTGAAGGTCAGAAGGTGGATAGCGCCGACCATTTTCTATCGCTGATTGAAACGCGTCGTCCCGGCGAGGTAGTGCCAATTACGATTATCCGTGGCGGCACTGAAATGACTGTACCGGTTCGGCTGGGCAATAGCTGA
- a CDS encoding Dabb family protein produces MSGSKLAHMVYFTLHDASPEKVQALLSDMHQYLDDHPGLDYFACGTLNPDLSRPVNDRQFDVSLHTVFTDRAAHDAYQSDPRHTEFIQRNKQNWQTVRVFDSDCN; encoded by the coding sequence ATGAGCGGCTCGAAACTGGCGCACATGGTCTACTTTACTCTCCACGACGCGTCACCGGAGAAGGTCCAGGCATTACTATCCGACATGCACCAGTACCTGGATGATCATCCAGGCCTGGACTATTTCGCCTGTGGGACGCTGAATCCAGATCTCAGCCGCCCGGTTAATGACCGCCAGTTCGACGTCAGTCTACACACTGTCTTCACCGACCGCGCTGCTCACGATGCCTATCAGTCTGACCCACGCCACACCGAGTTCATTCAGCGCAACAAACAGAACTGGCAAACGGTGCGTGTGTTTGATTCGGATTGCAACTAA
- a CDS encoding DUF1501 domain-containing protein, producing MRSGIPPLESTPLGDSAASELPFLASRRSWLQHAGCGFTGLALAALSSKSASANDAARGLIGPGHHPPRAKRIIFLFMQGGVSQVDSFDYKPLLAKRHGEALVFSDARQLAKTGKPTQQRILQSPWKFQAYGQTGRMVSELFPHTAQHIDQMTMLHGMHTQGVAHGPATLFLHCGATNSVRPSMGAWVLYGLGSQNENLPGFVSIAPSIGNGGPRNYGHAFLPAVYQGTRIGGASDEALSIDSLTPGSEPPSISRQRFELLQALNARQLSRRAIVDSELAAAMQSYELAWRMQTAAPELLDMSNESEETQRLYGLDDERTRSYGQRCLLARRMCEAGVRFIQVNYGDNSANPAWDQHSNIVKHADHAAAVDRPIAGLLTDLQRRGLLDDTIVWWGSEFGRTPYAQDNGTGRDHNPVGFTVWLAGGGFRPGVTHGQTDEFGFEAIQGKVHMHDLHATLLHQLGLDHTRLTYRHAGRDYRLTDVHGRVVDKII from the coding sequence ATGCGATCAGGAATTCCACCTCTTGAAAGTACGCCACTGGGTGATAGTGCTGCTTCCGAGCTGCCCTTCTTGGCATCTCGCCGCAGTTGGCTGCAACATGCGGGTTGTGGATTCACAGGCTTGGCACTCGCTGCGCTGTCAAGCAAATCCGCCTCGGCCAATGACGCGGCTCGTGGCCTGATTGGCCCTGGGCATCACCCGCCGCGCGCTAAGCGCATTATCTTTCTGTTCATGCAAGGTGGTGTGAGCCAGGTCGATAGTTTTGACTACAAGCCACTGCTGGCCAAGCGTCACGGAGAGGCGCTCGTATTCAGCGACGCTCGGCAATTGGCTAAGACGGGCAAGCCAACTCAACAGCGAATCCTGCAGTCACCCTGGAAGTTTCAGGCCTACGGCCAAACTGGTCGCATGGTCTCGGAACTGTTTCCGCATACCGCTCAGCACATCGACCAAATGACCATGTTGCATGGCATGCACACTCAGGGTGTTGCGCATGGGCCGGCGACGCTATTCCTGCATTGTGGAGCCACCAATTCGGTGCGCCCATCGATGGGTGCTTGGGTTTTGTACGGATTGGGTAGTCAGAACGAAAACTTGCCAGGCTTTGTGTCGATAGCCCCTTCCATTGGCAACGGCGGGCCGCGCAATTACGGACATGCATTCTTGCCGGCGGTCTACCAAGGTACACGCATCGGTGGGGCGAGCGATGAGGCTCTAAGCATCGACAGTTTGACTCCGGGCAGTGAACCACCCAGCATTAGTCGCCAGCGGTTCGAGCTGTTGCAAGCGCTGAACGCGCGACAATTAAGTCGGCGCGCGATTGTCGATAGCGAATTAGCAGCAGCTATGCAGTCCTACGAGCTTGCTTGGCGCATGCAAACTGCGGCGCCCGAGCTGCTTGATATGTCCAACGAATCGGAAGAGACCCAGCGGCTGTACGGTCTGGATGACGAACGGACTCGCAGCTACGGTCAACGCTGCCTGCTGGCCCGACGCATGTGCGAAGCTGGAGTCCGCTTTATCCAAGTCAACTACGGCGATAATTCGGCCAACCCGGCCTGGGACCAACACTCAAACATCGTTAAACATGCCGACCATGCCGCAGCCGTCGATCGACCCATCGCCGGACTGCTGACCGATCTGCAGCGGCGCGGGTTATTGGACGATACGATCGTCTGGTGGGGCAGCGAATTCGGTAGAACTCCCTACGCGCAGGACAACGGGACGGGGCGCGACCACAATCCTGTAGGGTTTACAGTCTGGTTGGCTGGGGGCGGATTTCGGCCTGGCGTCACTCATGGTCAGACCGATGAATTTGGTTTCGAGGCGATTCAAGGCAAAGTACACATGCACGATCTGCACGCCACTTTGCTGCATCAGTTGGGCTTGGATCACACGCGGCTGACCTATCGTCATGCCGGTCGCGACTATCGACTGACCGATGTTCATGGCCGAGTCGTAGACAAGATCATTTAA